The following are encoded in a window of Phragmites australis chromosome 22, lpPhrAust1.1, whole genome shotgun sequence genomic DNA:
- the LOC133905017 gene encoding large ribosomal subunit protein uL2 has product MGRVIRAQRKGAGSVFKSHTHHRKGPARFRSLDFGERNGYLKGVVTDVIHDPGRGAPLAKVTFRHPFRYKHQKELFVAAEGMYTGQFVYCGRRATLSIGNVLPLRGIPEGAVVCNVEHHVGDRGVFARCSGDYAIVISHNPDNGTSRIKLPSGAKKIVPSSCRAMIGQVAGGGRTEKPMLKAGNAYHKYRVKRNCWPKVRGVAMNPVEHPHGGGNHQHIGHASTVRRDAPPGQKVGLIAARRTGRLRGQAAATAAKADKAT; this is encoded by the exons ATGGGTCGAGTGATCCGCGCGCAGCGTAAGGGTGCGGGGTCCGTGTTCAAGTCCCACACGCACCACCGCAAGGGACCAGCCCGGTTCCGCTCCCTCGACTTCGGCGAGCGCAACGGGTACCTCAAGGGCGTGGTCACCGACGTCATCCACGACCCGGGCCGCGGCGCGCCGCTGGCCAAGGTCACCTTCCGCCACCCGTTCAGGTACAAGCACCAGAAGGAGCTCTTCGTGGCCGCCGAGGGCATGTACACCGGGCAGTTCGTCTACTGCGGCCGCCGCGCCACGCTCTCCATCGGGAACGTGCTGCCGCTGCGGGGGATCCCCGAGGGAGCCGTCGTCTGCAACGTCGAGCACCACGTCGGCGATCGCGGCGTCTTCGCCAGGTGCTCCGGAGACTACGCCATCGTCATCAGCCACAACCCCGACAACGGCACCTCCAG GATCAAGCTCCCCTCTGGTGCCAAGAAGATTGTCCCCAGCAGCTGCCGTGCCATGATCGGTCAGGTTGCTGGTGGTGGCAGGACTGAGAAGCCGATGCTGAAGGCCGGCAACGCCTACCACAAGTACCGCGTGAAGAGGAACTGCTGGCCCAAGGTGCGTGGTGTGGCCATGAACCCTGTGGAGCATCCCCACGGAGGAGGTAACCACCAGCACATTGGTCACGCCTCCACCGTCCGCCGTGATGCTCCTCCTGGCCAGAAGGTCGGTCTCATTGCTGCGAGGAGGACTGGTCGTCTTAGGGGCCAGGCTGCCGCTACTGCTGCCAAGGCCGACAAGGCCACTTAG
- the LOC133905401 gene encoding uncharacterized protein LOC133905401 isoform X2, which produces MLLSGRSSPARMLLRVCRKMGFEKEDAYFWKQMGKAMLCTYTLFGVAWLWNETSPLGWWTLKPRPKRVRRLLHLAYSAVFIQRVHRRLHFASTAVFYGGQLRCAIFTPRYYARIVFIPSQISYHLDSPHNVATDGQL; this is translated from the exons ATGCTCCTCAGTGGTCGATCCTCCCCTGCCCGGATGCTCCTCAG GGTGTGTAGGAAGATGGGATTCGAGAAGGAGGACGCCTACTTCTGGAAGCAGATGGGCAAGGCCATGCTATGCACCTACACGCTCTTCGGCGTCGCCTGGCTCTGGAACGAGACATCGCCGCTCGGATGGTGGACGCTCAAGCCACGGCCCAAG AGGGTGCGCCGCCTCCTGCACTTAGCCTATAGCGCTGTGTTTATCCAGAGGGTGCACCGTCGCTTGCACTTCGCCTCCACTGCCGTCTTCTACGGAGGTCAACTTCGTTGCGCTATCTTTACACCAAGATACTATGCAAGAATTGTTTTTATTCCCTCACAAATCAGTTACCATCTTGATTCTCCTCACAATGTTGCTACGGATGGCCAACTTTAG
- the LOC133905401 gene encoding uncharacterized protein LOC133905401 isoform X1, with product MLLSGRSSPARMLLRVCRKMGFEKEDAYFWKQMGKAMLCTYTLFGVAWLWNETSPLGWWTLKPRPKEEREMAHLYERRKFPYPGDEEAVEEFIKSGGALGTTIGPKGFADANMDSDNMQKQLQSKKFEQEAQKLWLRMRNEVIQELQEKGFDIE from the exons ATGCTCCTCAGTGGTCGATCCTCCCCTGCCCGGATGCTCCTCAG GGTGTGTAGGAAGATGGGATTCGAGAAGGAGGACGCCTACTTCTGGAAGCAGATGGGCAAGGCCATGCTATGCACCTACACGCTCTTCGGCGTCGCCTGGCTCTGGAACGAGACATCGCCGCTCGGATGGTGGACGCTCAAGCCACGGCCCAAG gaagaaagagaaatggCACACCTATATGAGCGCAGGAAGTTCCCGTACCCTGGTGATGAAGAGGCAGTTGAGGAGTTCATAAAAAGTGGAGGTGCTCTTGGCACCACAATTGGACCCAAGGGTTTTGCTGATGCCAACATGGATTCTGACAACATGCAGAAACAGTTGCAGTCAAAAAAGTTTGAGCAGGAAGCACAAAAGCTATGGCTTCGGATGAGGAATGAAGTTATACAGGAGCTCCAAGAGAAGGGATTTGATATTGAATGA